A window of Lacibacter sediminis contains these coding sequences:
- a CDS encoding enoyl-CoA hydratase/isomerase family protein, giving the protein MKLKTSKQSPAYLKVTIDNPPLNLFDPEIAEELTALITQLENDEELKVVVFDSANPDFFMAHIDLIRSGEFSLEPGSLGLAPWPDVARRFELAPFLTIGLLRGRARGVGSEFLQALDIRFASKEKTKLSQIEVGCGLIPGGGGLERLPYLIGRARALEVIIGAEDFDADTAERYGWINRSIPDAELDEFVDRFAKRVASFEKKAIAAAKRTIYKRVGLAKAEDFNETQNIFFEAITWPETQTRLTNLFKRGLQENVDFELNISKELGHQ; this is encoded by the coding sequence ATGAAACTTAAAACTTCAAAACAATCTCCTGCTTACTTGAAAGTAACCATCGATAATCCGCCGCTGAATCTATTCGATCCGGAAATAGCAGAAGAGCTGACCGCATTAATAACGCAGTTGGAAAACGATGAGGAATTAAAGGTTGTAGTATTTGATAGTGCAAATCCTGATTTTTTTATGGCTCATATAGATCTGATCCGTTCCGGAGAATTTAGTTTAGAACCCGGTTCACTTGGGCTTGCACCATGGCCGGATGTAGCAAGAAGATTTGAACTGGCCCCGTTTCTCACAATAGGATTATTACGTGGCCGTGCACGTGGCGTAGGTAGCGAATTTTTACAGGCATTGGATATCCGGTTTGCCAGCAAAGAAAAAACTAAACTATCACAGATAGAAGTTGGATGTGGCCTTATTCCGGGTGGCGGTGGATTGGAACGGTTACCTTATCTGATTGGTAGAGCCCGTGCTTTAGAAGTTATTATTGGAGCAGAAGATTTTGATGCAGACACAGCCGAAAGATATGGTTGGATCAACCGCTCTATTCCGGATGCTGAGTTAGATGAATTTGTTGATCGCTTTGCGAAACGTGTGGCCAGCTTTGAAAAAAAAGCAATTGCAGCAGCAAAAAGAACAATCTATAAAAGGGTAGGTTTAGCAAAAGCCGAAGACTTCAACGAAACACAGAATATTTTTTTTGAAGCAATTACATGGCCTGAAACACAAACAAGACTTACAAATCTTTTTAAACGTGGCTTGCAGGAGAATGTTGATTTTGAATTGAACATCAGTAAGGAACTTGGACATCAATAA
- a CDS encoding redoxin domain-containing protein, whose product MILQNGVIAPDFKLYATPDQKLQLSELRGKRVILAFYPADWSPVCGDQMALYNEMLKYFHKYNAEIIGISVDSKWCHLAFEESRNLHFPLLSDFEPKGLVAKMYGAYNDDEGQSRRALFVIDEAGVIQWSYLSPEGINPGADGILDALEKMSNVNS is encoded by the coding sequence ATGATTTTACAAAATGGAGTTATAGCCCCGGATTTTAAACTGTATGCGACACCAGATCAAAAGTTGCAGTTAAGTGAGTTAAGAGGTAAGCGAGTAATTCTTGCATTTTATCCTGCTGACTGGAGCCCTGTATGCGGAGACCAGATGGCCCTTTATAATGAGATGCTTAAATACTTTCATAAATACAATGCAGAAATAATCGGCATTTCAGTTGATAGCAAATGGTGTCACTTAGCTTTTGAAGAGAGCCGCAATCTTCATTTTCCACTTCTGTCTGATTTTGAGCCAAAGGGATTGGTTGCAAAAATGTATGGTGCATATAACGATGATGAGGGTCAGAGCCGAAGAGCTCTGTTTGTAATAGACGAAGCAGGAGTTATCCAGTGGAGTTATCTTTCACCTGAGGGCATCAATCCAGGTGCTGACGGTATTTTGGATGCGTTGGAAAAAATGAGTAATGTAAATAGTTAA
- a CDS encoding DsbA family protein, whose amino-acid sequence MTNLWRTVSENDQITGNPASSITLVEYGDYQCPHCAHAHPLVKRLLAERGTVFLFVFRNFPLQKIHPAAFMAAAAAEAAGRQGSFWAMHDFIFENQKKLMVKKLPEFAAALELNMEQFLLDLESDDIKNKIESDFESGIRSGVNATPTFYINGEKLTYDTTYESLLKAIDLH is encoded by the coding sequence ATGACAAATTTATGGCGTACTGTATCAGAAAATGATCAAATCACCGGCAATCCGGCATCTTCAATCACTTTAGTTGAGTATGGTGATTACCAATGCCCGCATTGTGCACATGCGCATCCTCTTGTTAAAAGGTTACTGGCTGAAAGAGGAACCGTATTCCTTTTTGTCTTCAGAAATTTCCCATTACAGAAAATTCACCCAGCTGCTTTTATGGCTGCCGCTGCCGCTGAAGCCGCAGGAAGACAAGGGAGTTTTTGGGCAATGCATGATTTTATTTTTGAGAATCAGAAAAAGCTAATGGTAAAAAAACTTCCTGAGTTTGCGGCCGCACTTGAACTGAATATGGAACAGTTTCTTCTAGATCTTGAAAGTGACGATATTAAAAATAAAATAGAATCAGATTTTGAAAGTGGCATTCGCAGTGGAGTAAATGCAACTCCCACTTTTTATATCAATGGCGAAAAACTGACTTATGACACTACTTATGAATCTTTGTTGAAAGCCATTGATCTACACTAG
- a CDS encoding OsmC family peroxiredoxin, which yields MKHYATSTWYGSGKDGNGQVTTESYVLDRTEFTFDSRFADGKGTNPEELLAAAHACCFNMKLSFVLGEAGFVPATLETTCHVNFENGFINGSHLSIKANVPGINQQDFDACIKEATECSPLGRALKIKITIDTFLKN from the coding sequence ATGAAACATTATGCTACTTCTACTTGGTATGGATCAGGAAAAGATGGTAATGGCCAGGTTACAACAGAAAGTTATGTATTGGACCGGACTGAGTTCACTTTTGACAGCCGTTTTGCTGATGGGAAGGGTACCAACCCTGAAGAACTACTTGCTGCTGCACATGCCTGCTGCTTTAATATGAAACTCAGTTTTGTCTTAGGGGAGGCTGGTTTTGTTCCTGCAACACTTGAAACAACCTGCCATGTAAATTTCGAGAATGGCTTTATCAATGGGTCTCATTTATCGATAAAAGCAAATGTGCCAGGAATAAACCAACAAGATTTTGATGCTTGTATAAAAGAAGCAACTGAATGCAGTCCATTAGGCAGAGCTTTAAAAATAAAAATCACGATCGATACTTTTTTAAAAAATTAG
- a CDS encoding alpha/beta hydrolase, giving the protein MKNILLPVFIAAIIISCSSRTSSNPTNSNQVKETIMKNGETSVDYAADMAIEAQTKDFLKMLNTGGGKPMETLSATEARGVLEGAQKSVKVDISGVEVSNRTITENGLTVNLIIVRPSGSLGVLPAFMFFHGGGWVIGDYPTHERFIRDLVINSGAVGIYVDYSRSPEAKYPVAVNEAYTATKWVAENGAQINVDGKRLAVVGNSAGGNIAAATTLMAKDKQGPEIKFQVLFWPVTNADFETTSYNQYANDRFLTKSMMKWFWDNYIPDVEDRNQVYASPLKASLSQMKGLPPALVQTAENDVLRDEGEAYARNLNEAGVAVTLVRYQGMIHDYGLLNPLAHIPEVQSALRQAANELKAHLYK; this is encoded by the coding sequence ATGAAAAATATATTATTACCGGTTTTCATTGCAGCAATTATCATCAGCTGCAGTAGCCGCACATCAAGCAACCCAACAAATTCTAATCAAGTAAAAGAAACAATTATGAAAAATGGTGAAACATCAGTTGATTATGCTGCTGATATGGCAATCGAAGCTCAAACAAAAGATTTTTTAAAAATGCTGAATACCGGCGGAGGCAAGCCAATGGAAACATTAAGTGCAACTGAAGCCCGTGGCGTTTTGGAAGGAGCTCAAAAATCCGTAAAAGTTGATATTTCGGGTGTTGAAGTATCAAATAGAACAATTACAGAAAACGGGCTTACTGTTAACCTAATCATTGTAAGACCATCTGGGTCTTTGGGTGTATTACCAGCTTTCATGTTCTTTCATGGTGGGGGATGGGTGATTGGTGACTATCCAACACATGAACGTTTTATCAGAGACCTGGTAATCAATTCAGGTGCTGTTGGTATTTATGTTGATTATTCACGTTCTCCAGAAGCAAAATATCCTGTTGCAGTTAACGAAGCGTATACAGCAACCAAATGGGTTGCCGAGAATGGTGCACAAATTAATGTAGATGGAAAACGTTTGGCAGTAGTTGGAAACAGTGCAGGCGGCAATATCGCAGCAGCCACAACTTTAATGGCAAAAGATAAACAAGGCCCTGAAATTAAATTCCAGGTTTTATTCTGGCCTGTGACAAATGCTGATTTTGAAACAACATCTTATAACCAATATGCAAATGACAGGTTTCTTACAAAGAGTATGATGAAATGGTTCTGGGATAATTACATTCCTGATGTAGAAGATCGAAACCAGGTTTATGCATCACCATTGAAAGCTTCACTCAGCCAAATGAAGGGGTTGCCGCCTGCACTGGTTCAAACAGCTGAGAATGATGTATTACGTGATGAAGGCGAAGCCTATGCCCGCAACCTGAATGAGGCTGGTGTGGCTGTAACGTTGGTAAGGTATCAAGGTATGATACATGATTATGGGTTGCTGAATCCATTAGCTCATATACCTGAGGTACAGTCTGCACTGAGGCAAGCTGCAAATGAATTAAAAGCCCACTTATATAAATAA
- a CDS encoding hydrolase, with translation MKQVFKSSLIMFFALILIVKVHAQKPSPELLTPSNHVLVMIDHESQMAFPVTNIPIESLRNNVALISGGSKIFKVPTIVTTVAEKSFSGPVFPEVLEYYPKATSGYIDRTTMNAWEDANAYKAITGKNKRKIVIAGLWTSVCIVGPVLSAIADGYEVYVITDACGDVSNESHEMAITRMMQKGAKMMTSTQYVLELQRDWARADTYTAVTDLFVRWGGAYGIGIQYSREVIKH, from the coding sequence ATGAAACAAGTATTCAAATCATCTTTAATCATGTTCTTTGCATTAATACTGATCGTAAAAGTTCATGCACAAAAACCTTCGCCCGAATTACTAACTCCATCAAATCATGTATTGGTTATGATTGATCATGAAAGCCAGATGGCATTTCCGGTTACCAATATTCCCATTGAATCATTGAGAAATAATGTTGCACTTATCAGCGGAGGCTCAAAAATTTTCAAAGTGCCTACCATTGTAACAACAGTTGCAGAAAAAAGTTTTAGCGGCCCCGTATTTCCCGAAGTGCTGGAATATTATCCCAAGGCAACATCGGGATATATTGACAGAACAACCATGAATGCATGGGAAGATGCAAATGCTTACAAAGCAATAACCGGAAAGAATAAAAGAAAAATTGTAATTGCCGGCTTATGGACAAGCGTTTGCATTGTAGGGCCTGTATTATCTGCTATCGCAGATGGATATGAAGTGTATGTAATTACAGATGCCTGCGGAGATGTAAGTAATGAATCACATGAAATGGCTATAACAAGGATGATGCAAAAGGGTGCAAAAATGATGACCTCCACTCAATATGTGTTGGAGCTTCAACGTGACTGGGCAAGAGCTGACACTTATACTGCAGTTACTGATCTGTTTGTAAGATGGGGAGGTGCGTATGGTATTGGTATTCAATACAGCCGTGAAGTAATAAAGCATTAA
- a CDS encoding sigma-54-dependent transcriptional regulator — protein sequence MKEKILIVEDQFIEANNLQMILERAGYHVCSIARSVPEAIEIVEKESPNIVLLDIHLKGKLTGIDLAKILRKKNIPFVYLSANSNTDILNAAKATRPYGFLVKPFRERDVLVTLDIARYLHEHSLESAVLNTPTYKSSIEYHEGIIGNNIELKKVLEHLRIVAPLETSVLILGESGTGKERIADRIHELSPRKSKPFVKVNCAALPDTLIESELFGHERGAFTGATEKRMGKFEKAADGTIFLDEIGEMPFNMQVKLLRVLQEKEIERIGGNTTIKINARIIAATNRDLEKEVAAGRFRIDLYYRLNAFPLTLPALRDRKEDIPLLANHFINLFSLKNGKKITAISEKVMAELMDYDWPGNIRELEHLIERSILLTEGTVINQISIPRHNKTQAATIEKPIKSMIENEFDNIIAALKKCGGKISGRGGAAELLNINVSTLNSKMKKLGIEKEMIFSK from the coding sequence ATGAAAGAAAAGATACTTATAGTAGAAGATCAATTCATAGAAGCAAATAATTTGCAGATGATCCTTGAGAGAGCAGGGTATCATGTTTGCAGTATTGCACGTTCCGTACCGGAAGCAATTGAAATAGTTGAGAAAGAAAGTCCAAATATTGTTTTGCTGGATATACATCTCAAAGGGAAACTGACCGGTATAGATCTTGCTAAAATCCTAAGAAAAAAAAATATTCCTTTTGTTTACCTTTCCGCCAATTCAAACACGGATATTCTGAATGCTGCAAAAGCAACCCGACCTTATGGATTCCTGGTTAAACCTTTTCGTGAAAGAGACGTACTGGTAACATTAGATATTGCTCGTTATTTACATGAGCATAGTCTTGAATCGGCCGTACTGAACACGCCGACCTACAAATCAAGCATCGAATATCATGAGGGCATCATTGGAAATAATATTGAATTGAAAAAAGTACTGGAACATCTCCGGATTGTCGCCCCGCTTGAAACCTCTGTACTAATTCTTGGAGAAAGCGGTACGGGTAAAGAAAGAATTGCTGACAGGATTCATGAACTTTCTCCAAGAAAATCAAAACCATTTGTGAAAGTCAATTGTGCGGCATTACCTGATACATTAATAGAATCTGAACTCTTCGGCCATGAACGTGGTGCCTTTACTGGTGCAACCGAAAAAAGGATGGGCAAATTTGAAAAAGCAGCCGACGGAACAATTTTTCTTGATGAAATCGGTGAGATGCCTTTTAATATGCAGGTAAAATTGCTTCGTGTTTTACAGGAAAAAGAAATTGAGCGCATTGGCGGTAACACGACAATAAAAATAAATGCTAGAATTATTGCAGCTACAAACAGGGACCTGGAGAAAGAAGTAGCGGCGGGCAGATTCCGTATCGATCTCTACTATCGCCTCAATGCATTCCCGCTCACACTTCCTGCATTGCGGGACCGCAAAGAAGATATACCCTTATTGGCAAATCATTTTATAAATTTATTTTCACTTAAAAACGGAAAGAAAATAACGGCCATTTCTGAAAAGGTGATGGCTGAATTGATGGATTACGACTGGCCAGGCAATATTCGTGAACTTGAACACCTGATTGAAAGAAGCATCCTTCTTACTGAAGGAACTGTTATAAACCAAATATCAATACCCCGTCATAACAAAACACAAGCTGCAACTATTGAGAAACCAATAAAATCGATGATAGAGAATGAATTTGATAATATTATCGCTGCTTTGAAGAAGTGTGGTGGAAAAATTTCGGGACGCGGCGGCGCTGCGGAACTGCTAAACATAAACGTATCAACACTCAATTCGAAAATGAAAAAACTCGGTATAGAAAAAGAAATGATCTTCTCAAAATAA
- a CDS encoding tetratricopeptide repeat-containing sensor histidine kinase yields MKKSILGIAAILLLHVYCFSQHILPGDRVPMPGDEKELLIKLHQSQPGIPQIEIMLDLSACYLYLPGEEEKDLDKAMTYASQAKQLSSHLKFMDGYNEAMLLMAEILIESNVDESWKVILDSTLIHVRSTLVQVRNTKNELREARAMRQLATIYFRQGNYQLADAEFLKLLELCQKLGLKNQHYNYHRMSIIQTYFNHDYNKALYYALEALKSLEKTGDSTYAGPVYRNLGYIYRYIGMFQKAVDYLSKSMLYYNKNSSSVQLELAEYASSILLKMNRGNDALLFLHKTKREFPPQHNHDWKIYEYSLANCYTSLKLYDSAEIYYKILINRKLNDGSIRMNDYKSLGQLYVESGKYIQAKPYLDKASNAKPSEYPTNWFSHLQFLMYKVDSAGGNYLSAIDHLMKHKALNDIDYEQNKVRNIQELQIKYESEKKDQALKFQAQNIQLLKNQSKTNRNMFIAGAGLFFLILLLIYNRYRVKQMTNIRLELQQKDINTKNNELRKLVNEKEWLLKEVHHRVKNNLHTVMSLLESQSAYLENDALLAIRDSQHRVFSMSLMHQKLYQSEDVTKIDMSVYLPELVNYLSESFNIREHIRFNLELEPLELDVSQAIPLCLILNEAITNAIKYAFPLSNNNIITISIVNLPENKIELAVTDNGIGLPTGFDTNRTPSLGLRLMKGLAEDIGGSFTIISSRGCKISILFTIDATKENEIFITD; encoded by the coding sequence ATGAAAAAGTCAATACTTGGCATCGCAGCAATACTACTTCTTCATGTATACTGTTTTTCGCAACACATACTACCCGGCGACAGAGTGCCAATGCCAGGCGATGAAAAGGAACTTCTGATCAAGTTGCACCAAAGCCAACCTGGAATACCACAGATAGAAATAATGTTAGATTTAAGTGCCTGTTACCTTTATTTACCGGGCGAAGAAGAAAAGGATTTAGATAAAGCAATGACTTATGCCTCGCAAGCAAAGCAACTAAGTTCCCATCTTAAATTTATGGATGGTTACAATGAAGCCATGCTTTTGATGGCTGAAATATTGATAGAATCTAATGTTGATGAAAGCTGGAAAGTTATATTGGACAGCACGTTGATTCATGTTCGTAGCACATTGGTACAGGTTCGTAATACTAAAAATGAACTGAGAGAAGCAAGGGCAATGCGCCAGCTTGCTACTATCTATTTCCGACAAGGAAATTACCAATTGGCGGATGCTGAATTTTTGAAACTTCTGGAATTATGCCAAAAATTGGGGCTTAAAAATCAACATTATAACTATCACCGTATGTCGATAATTCAAACCTATTTCAACCATGACTACAATAAGGCTTTGTACTATGCACTTGAAGCCTTGAAGAGTTTGGAAAAAACGGGAGATTCTACATATGCAGGACCGGTTTATAGAAATCTTGGATATATCTACAGATATATCGGTATGTTTCAAAAGGCTGTCGATTATTTAAGTAAGTCAATGCTGTATTACAACAAAAATTCCAGCTCTGTTCAACTTGAACTGGCAGAATATGCCAGTTCCATATTGTTAAAAATGAATAGGGGTAATGATGCCCTTTTATTCTTGCACAAAACCAAAAGGGAATTTCCGCCTCAACATAATCACGATTGGAAAATATACGAATATTCACTTGCTAATTGTTACACAAGTTTAAAACTTTATGATTCTGCAGAGATATATTACAAAATATTAATTAACCGGAAATTAAATGACGGCTCGATACGAATGAACGACTATAAATCATTGGGGCAATTATATGTAGAATCAGGTAAATATATTCAGGCTAAACCGTATCTGGATAAAGCATCAAATGCAAAGCCGTCTGAATATCCAACAAATTGGTTTTCGCACCTACAATTTCTGATGTACAAGGTAGATTCTGCAGGCGGCAACTATCTTTCAGCTATTGATCATCTGATGAAGCACAAAGCACTTAATGATATTGATTATGAGCAAAACAAAGTAAGGAATATCCAGGAACTACAGATCAAGTATGAATCAGAAAAAAAAGACCAGGCACTGAAATTCCAGGCGCAGAATATTCAGCTTTTAAAAAATCAGTCAAAAACAAACCGCAACATGTTTATTGCAGGTGCCGGTTTGTTTTTTTTAATACTGTTATTGATTTATAACCGCTACAGGGTGAAACAAATGACCAATATACGTTTGGAATTACAGCAAAAGGACATTAATACTAAAAATAATGAACTGCGTAAATTAGTTAATGAAAAAGAGTGGCTTCTTAAAGAAGTACACCATCGTGTGAAAAATAACTTACATACAGTAATGAGCCTTTTGGAGTCTCAATCTGCCTATCTTGAAAACGATGCCTTACTGGCAATACGTGACAGCCAGCATAGGGTATTCTCCATGTCGCTGATGCATCAAAAACTATATCAATCAGAAGATGTAACTAAAATTGACATGTCTGTTTATCTCCCCGAGTTAGTCAATTACCTTTCTGAAAGTTTTAATATTAGAGAGCACATCCGGTTTAACCTGGAACTGGAACCACTGGAATTGGATGTATCACAGGCAATTCCGCTTTGTTTAATTTTGAATGAAGCAATCACCAATGCGATAAAGTACGCCTTCCCTCTTTCAAATAATAATATAATAACAATCTCGATAGTAAATTTGCCTGAAAATAAAATAGAACTTGCTGTAACCGATAATGGGATTGGCCTCCCAACAGGTTTTGATACGAATAGAACCCCTTCCCTGGGACTTAGATTAATGAAAGGCCTTGCAGAAGATATTGGTGGCAGCTTTACTATCATAAGCAGCCGAGGCTGTAAAATAAGCATCCTATTTACAATTGATGCAACAAAGGAGAATGAAATATTCATCACGGATTAA
- a CDS encoding sensor histidine kinase, whose translation MKFYLVSVLLLTFYSQVYSQKTSSEWLDTLKRKIILSEKYDDEKLTRIYELYHGYTGKNKTDLYEFYLKLYDEYSFFNFDSAFMSASKLHELSYELNDPVRTSFAKMKLSFVLLSSGMFKEVLDSLSRVKLEYLNVAQKAEYYILMARCYYDIADYSNDNVFSPRYNIEAGRYIDSSLNLLPVNSFGYSYYSGLKEIRLGNDDKAAVHFKKIIDNPSLSPHEIALVTSTYADIFTRKDNPDTIIKLLCKAAIADIETSTKENSAIFNLATLLYKLGDIENASLFIQKASVDAQLYGARQRMVKLNSVMPLIDAEKLSIVESNKKKIVIYAVIITFSFLILIFLAFIIIKQVKKLKAQQQVISKKNKSLQDLLSEKENLLEEKEWLRKEIHHRVKNNLHTVLSLLESQSVFLKDEALAAIQDCQHRVHSMALLHQKLYQSENLSAINMSVYLPELINYLSESFNIKERIRFHLQIEPLELEVSLAVPLGLILNEAITNAIKYAFKRPDNNDITISMSSLSNKNVSLTVSDNGIGLPEDFDVETTSSLGIKLMKGLTEDIGGSFTIEGKAGCKITILFSIDNSLLHKSKML comes from the coding sequence ATGAAGTTTTACCTTGTTAGTGTTTTATTGCTGACATTTTACTCGCAGGTTTATAGTCAAAAAACCAGTAGTGAATGGCTGGATACATTAAAACGTAAAATAATCTTGTCAGAAAAGTACGATGATGAAAAATTAACAAGGATATATGAACTTTACCATGGTTACACGGGAAAGAACAAAACTGATCTTTATGAATTCTATCTGAAATTATACGATGAGTATTCCTTTTTCAATTTTGACTCTGCCTTTATGAGTGCAAGTAAATTGCATGAATTATCTTATGAGCTAAATGATCCCGTCCGCACTTCATTTGCTAAAATGAAACTTAGTTTTGTCCTGCTTTCGTCAGGAATGTTCAAAGAGGTTTTAGATTCTTTATCTAGAGTAAAATTGGAATATTTAAACGTTGCCCAGAAAGCCGAATATTATATTTTGATGGCAAGATGTTATTATGATATTGCTGATTACAGTAATGACAATGTATTTTCTCCCCGGTACAATATTGAAGCAGGCCGTTATATTGATTCTTCCCTTAATTTGCTCCCCGTAAATTCTTTTGGATACAGTTACTACAGTGGGTTAAAAGAAATCCGGCTAGGTAATGACGATAAAGCAGCTGTTCATTTTAAGAAAATCATAGATAACCCCTCTCTTTCCCCGCATGAAATAGCATTAGTTACATCAACGTACGCCGACATATTTACTCGAAAAGATAACCCGGATACCATAATTAAATTATTGTGCAAAGCTGCCATTGCTGATATTGAAACATCAACAAAAGAAAATTCTGCAATTTTCAATCTTGCCACCCTATTATATAAACTCGGGGATATTGAAAATGCATCACTCTTTATTCAGAAAGCTTCAGTTGATGCGCAACTTTACGGCGCCAGGCAACGCATGGTCAAATTAAATTCAGTCATGCCACTAATAGATGCTGAAAAACTTTCTATTGTTGAGTCAAATAAAAAAAAGATTGTTATATATGCTGTTATCATTACGTTCTCATTTTTAATATTGATCTTTCTTGCCTTCATTATTATAAAGCAGGTTAAAAAACTAAAGGCACAGCAACAGGTTATCAGCAAAAAAAACAAGTCATTGCAAGATCTTCTTTCTGAAAAAGAAAATCTGTTGGAAGAAAAAGAATGGCTGAGAAAAGAAATTCATCACCGTGTAAAAAACAATCTGCATACGGTTTTAAGCCTGCTGGAATCGCAATCTGTATTCCTTAAAGATGAAGCACTTGCTGCTATCCAGGATTGCCAGCATAGGGTACATTCGATGGCTCTGCTGCATCAGAAACTTTATCAGTCAGAAAACCTTTCCGCAATTAATATGTCAGTTTATCTCCCTGAACTGATAAATTATCTTTCTGAAAGTTTCAATATCAAAGAGCGCATCCGTTTTCATTTACAGATAGAACCTCTGGAATTAGAAGTATCGCTGGCGGTTCCCTTGGGCTTAATATTGAATGAAGCTATAACCAATGCTATTAAGTATGCATTTAAACGACCCGACAATAATGATATTACCATCTCAATGAGTTCTTTGTCAAATAAAAATGTGAGCCTTACAGTTTCTGACAATGGAATTGGATTGCCTGAAGATTTTGACGTCGAAACCACCAGCTCGCTGGGGATAAAGCTTATGAAAGGACTTACAGAAGATATTGGTGGCAGTTTCACAATAGAAGGCAAGGCTGGATGTAAAATCACAATCTTGTTTTCGATAGATAATTCCCTACTTCACAAATCAAAAATGCTTTAG